A genomic window from Bubalus bubalis isolate 160015118507 breed Murrah chromosome 11, NDDB_SH_1, whole genome shotgun sequence includes:
- the FOS gene encoding proto-oncogene c-Fos gives MMFSGFNADYEASSSRCSSASPAGDSLSYYHSPADSFSSMGSPVNAQDYCTDLAVSSANFIPTVTAISTSPDLQWLVQPTLVSSVAPSQTRAPHPYGVPTPSAGAYSRAGVMKTMTGGRAQSIGRRGKVEQLSPEEEEKRRIRRERNKMAAAKCRNRRRELTDTLQAETDQLEDEKSALQTEIANLLKEKEKLEFILAAHRPACKIPDDLGFPEEMSVASLDLNGGLPEAATPESEEAFTLPLLNDPEPKPSVEPVKSVGSMELKAEPFDDYMFPASSRPSGSETARSVPDMDLSGSFYAADWEPLHGGSLGMGPMATELEPLCTPVVTCTPSCTTYTSSFVFTYPEADSFPSCAAAHRKGSSSNEPSSDSLSSPTLLAL, from the exons ATGATGTTCTCTGGCTTCAACGCCGACTACGAGGCATCCTCCTCCCGCTGCAGCAGCGCCTCCCCGGCCGGGGACAGTCTCTCCTACTACCACTCACCGGCCGACTCCTTCTCCAGCATGGGTTCTCCCGTCAATGCGCAG GACTACTGCACCGATCTGGCCGTCTCCAGTGCCAACTTCATCCCAACAGTGACTGCCATCTCGACCAGCCCGGACCTACAATGGCTAGTACAGCCCACCCTAGTCTCCTCCGTGGCCCCGTCCCAGACCAGAGCCCCCCACCCCTATGGAGTCCCTACTCCCTCAGCTGGGGCTTACTCCAGGGCTGGAGTCATGAAAACCATGACGGGAGGCAGAGCTCAGAGCATTGGCCGGAGGGGCAAGGTAGAACAG ttgtccccagaagaagaagagaaaaggcgAATCCGAAGGGAAAGGAATAAGATGGCTGCAGCCAAATGCCGGAACCGGAGGAGGGAGCTGACTGACACCCTCCAAGCG GAGACAGACCAACTAGAAGATGAGAAGTCGGCTTTGCAGACAGAGATTGCCAATCtgctgaaggagaaggaaaaactcGAATTCATCCTAGCGGCTCACCGACCTGCCTGCAAGATCCCCGACgacctgggcttcccagaagAGATGTCTGTGGCTTCCCTTGATCTGAATGGGGGCCTGCCTGAGGCTGCCACCCCTGAATCCGAGGAGGCCTTCACCCTGCCCCTCCTCAATGACCCTGAGCCCAAGCCCTCAGTGGAGCCCGTCAAGAGCGTCGGCAGCATGGAGCTGAAGGCTGAGCCCTTTGATGACTACATGTTCCCAGCATCGTCCAGGCCCAGCGGCTCGGAGACCGCCCGCTCTGTGCCAGACATGGACCTGTCTGGTTCCTTCTATGCAGCAGACTGGGAGCCCCTGCACGGTGGCTCCCTGGGGATGGGGCCTATGGCCACGGAGCTGGAGCCCCTGTGCACCCCAGTGGTCACCTGTACTCCCAGCTGCACTACTTACACGTCTTCCTTCGTCTTCACCTACCCCGAGGCTGACTCCTTCCCCAGCTGTGCGGCTGCCCACCGCaagggcagcagcagcaacgagcCTTCCTCTGACTCGCTCAGCTCACCCACGCTGCTGGCCCTGTGa